One genomic segment of Candidatus Neomarinimicrobiota bacterium includes these proteins:
- a CDS encoding DUF503 domain-containing protein, with protein sequence MHIALLRAVLSIPEARSLKDKRRVLKSLKDRTLKRMNVSVAEVGQQDMWNRAELAFITVAAEKSVTEKRLAAILKLLESGGDWLLMEVKTERL encoded by the coding sequence ATGCATATCGCCCTTCTGCGCGCCGTGTTGTCCATCCCTGAGGCCCGCTCGCTGAAGGACAAGCGCCGGGTGCTCAAGTCCCTGAAGGATCGCACCCTCAAGCGTATGAACGTCTCCGTGGCCGAGGTGGGCCAACAGGACATGTGGAACCGGGCCGAGCTGGCCTTCATCACTGTGGCGGCGGAGAAGTCCGTGACGGAAAAGCGCCTGGCGGCCATCCTGAAACTCTTGGAGTCCGGCGGTGACTGGCTATTGATGGAGGTGAAAACGGAGCGACTATAG
- a CDS encoding M28 family peptidase, whose product MMRWLNALLLTALLGGCAKGPEPASPAAALPREPASAVPLLTHVQVLAADSLYGRRAGSPHELAAAEYIRQEYARYGLLPAVPDYFQPFTFGSKVEMGAGNALGWSRYGSDGFALKPAVDFQPLGFSASQEITGPLVFAGYGVGKSDLTYDDYAELDVADKVVLLLRYSPDGTNPHGPFSAHMPLRKKALAARERGALAVLLVTGAADDEEDGLLGMRYDRAGDAGLPVVNLTRAAADRMLAGEHLSIDELQQEINASRVPLSHAVRGVEVTLRSVVVPVEETSRNVLATLPGAGNLRGQWVIMGAHYDHLGWGGHGSGSFLPDSAAIHNGADDNASGVATMLEVARYLAANPPAGEHRRSVMFQAFGAEELGLLGSAHVTRNSPVPMDSIVAMVNLDMVGRLTDRMLVLGGAGSSPLWKELLPRLNSDRLKLVYDDDGFGSSDHQSYYLKDKPVLFFFTGQHGQYHRPSDDVEYLNVNGMALIGRLVSRVIGELATRAEAPAFTKVASNGPTRGGFAVAVGTLPDYTYTGEGMRLSGTRGSSPADRGGLLAGDVIVRMGTTEVLSLYDYMYALQEAKVGVALPVVVKRDGRELELEVVPERRRD is encoded by the coding sequence GTGATGCGCTGGCTTAATGCTTTGCTGCTGACGGCGCTGCTGGGGGGCTGCGCCAAGGGGCCCGAGCCAGCATCACCAGCGGCAGCGCTACCCCGTGAGCCTGCCTCGGCTGTGCCCCTGCTGACGCACGTTCAGGTGCTGGCCGCTGACAGTCTGTACGGCCGGCGGGCAGGTTCGCCCCATGAGCTGGCCGCGGCCGAGTACATCCGGCAGGAGTACGCGCGTTACGGCTTGCTGCCGGCGGTGCCCGACTACTTCCAGCCGTTTACCTTTGGATCCAAAGTGGAGATGGGCGCCGGCAATGCACTGGGCTGGAGCCGTTATGGCAGCGACGGGTTTGCGCTAAAACCAGCCGTGGACTTCCAACCGCTGGGGTTTTCTGCCTCGCAGGAGATTACCGGGCCGCTGGTTTTCGCCGGCTACGGCGTCGGCAAGAGTGACCTCACCTATGACGACTACGCCGAGTTGGATGTGGCGGACAAAGTTGTACTGCTGCTGCGCTACTCCCCCGATGGTACCAATCCCCACGGCCCCTTCAGCGCTCACATGCCGCTGCGCAAGAAGGCGCTTGCAGCGCGGGAGCGCGGCGCTCTTGCTGTGCTGCTGGTAACCGGCGCAGCGGACGATGAAGAGGATGGCCTTCTGGGGATGCGGTATGACCGCGCCGGAGACGCTGGCCTGCCGGTAGTCAACCTAACCCGCGCAGCGGCTGACCGAATGCTGGCGGGGGAGCACCTCAGCATTGACGAGCTCCAGCAGGAGATAAATGCCAGTCGCGTACCGCTGAGCCACGCCGTGCGGGGGGTCGAGGTGACCTTGCGGAGCGTGGTGGTGCCGGTGGAGGAGACCTCCCGGAACGTGCTGGCAACTCTGCCGGGAGCGGGCAACTTGCGGGGTCAGTGGGTCATCATGGGGGCGCACTACGATCATCTGGGCTGGGGCGGCCATGGTTCCGGCTCCTTCCTTCCTGACAGTGCGGCCATCCACAACGGCGCCGATGACAACGCCTCGGGTGTGGCTACCATGCTGGAGGTGGCCCGCTACCTGGCTGCCAATCCCCCCGCCGGGGAGCACCGTCGCTCGGTGATGTTTCAGGCCTTCGGCGCGGAGGAGCTAGGCCTGCTGGGGTCGGCCCACGTGACCCGCAATTCGCCGGTGCCCATGGACAGCATTGTGGCGATGGTGAACTTGGACATGGTGGGCCGGCTGACCGATCGCATGCTGGTGCTGGGGGGAGCCGGGAGCTCGCCGCTCTGGAAAGAACTGCTGCCCAGGCTCAACAGCGACAGGCTGAAACTGGTGTACGATGATGACGGCTTCGGCTCCAGCGACCACCAGTCGTACTACCTCAAGGACAAGCCGGTGCTCTTTTTCTTTACCGGCCAGCACGGTCAGTACCACCGCCCCAGCGATGACGTGGAGTACCTGAACGTGAACGGGATGGCCCTCATTGGGCGGCTGGTGTCAAGGGTTATTGGGGAGCTGGCCACCCGAGCCGAGGCGCCTGCCTTTACCAAGGTGGCCAGCAACGGGCCCACCCGGGGCGGATTTGCCGTGGCTGTAGGCACCCTTCCGGACTACACCTACACCGGCGAGGGCATGCGCTTGTCGGGAACCCGGGGTAGCAGCCCAGCCGACCGGGGTGGGTTGCTGGCCGGAGACGTGATCGTACGAATGGGCACGACCGAGGTGCTGAGCCTGTACGACTACATGTACGCCCTTCAGGAGGCCAAGGTGGGGGTGGCGCTGCCAGTGGTGGTCAAGCGGGACGGCAGGGAGTTGGAACTTGAGGTGGTGCCGGAGCGGCGCAGGGACTAG
- a CDS encoding aminotransferase class V-fold PLP-dependent enzyme has translation MPDEETLDPREWSSLQTLGRRMVDDMLAYLETVRERPVWQPVPADVQVRLDQPMPRDGQGAEQAYSDFLDLVLPYPFGNIHPRHWGWVNGTGTPMGMLAEMLAAGMNPNTGGFHQAATLVEAQVLRWCKEMLGYPNGASGLLLSGGSMANLVGLTVARNVKAEVDIRRSGVAAAPRMMTAYCSDETHSSVQKAVELLGLGSQSLRQLPADSDFRLDPAALEMAIAEDRAAGRHPFCVIGNAGTVNTGASDPLDALADICERENLWLHIDGAFGALAALSPELRPAVKGMERADSVAFDLHKWMYMPYEVGCILVREEAHHRGAFALTPAYLTKAEGTVADSPWMADYGVQLSRGFRALKVWMGIKEHGIDKYARLIEQNVAQARYLAGLVRDKPELELLAPAPLNIVCFRFAADGQDEATRNEINHQILVHLHKSGTAVPSSTQLAGRFAIRVAITNHRTRLEDLDVLVSAVIREGNRLTGVQRDALA, from the coding sequence ATGCCTGACGAAGAGACCCTCGACCCCCGGGAGTGGTCCAGCCTCCAGACGCTGGGCCGCCGGATGGTGGACGACATGCTGGCCTACCTGGAGACGGTGCGAGAGCGTCCCGTGTGGCAGCCCGTGCCGGCTGACGTGCAGGTGCGGCTGGACCAGCCAATGCCCCGCGATGGGCAGGGCGCCGAGCAGGCCTACAGCGATTTTCTGGACTTGGTGCTGCCCTATCCCTTCGGTAACATCCATCCCCGGCACTGGGGCTGGGTAAATGGCACCGGCACCCCGATGGGCATGCTGGCGGAAATGCTCGCGGCGGGCATGAATCCCAACACCGGCGGCTTTCACCAGGCTGCCACCCTGGTGGAGGCGCAGGTACTGCGGTGGTGCAAAGAAATGTTGGGCTATCCCAACGGGGCCAGCGGCCTGCTGCTGAGTGGCGGATCCATGGCGAACCTTGTGGGCCTGACCGTGGCGCGCAATGTGAAGGCCGAGGTGGACATTCGCCGGTCCGGGGTGGCCGCCGCACCCCGGATGATGACAGCCTACTGCTCCGACGAAACGCACAGCTCGGTGCAGAAAGCCGTGGAGCTGCTAGGCCTGGGCTCACAATCTCTGCGCCAGCTCCCCGCTGATAGCGACTTCCGCCTCGATCCCGCTGCGCTGGAAATGGCCATCGCCGAGGACCGGGCTGCCGGCCGCCACCCCTTTTGCGTCATCGGCAATGCCGGTACCGTGAACACAGGCGCCAGCGACCCGCTGGATGCCCTGGCTGACATATGTGAGCGCGAGAACCTATGGCTGCATATTGACGGCGCGTTCGGCGCGCTGGCGGCACTGTCACCGGAGCTGCGCCCTGCAGTGAAGGGGATGGAGCGAGCCGATTCGGTGGCCTTTGACCTGCACAAGTGGATGTATATGCCCTACGAAGTCGGCTGCATTCTGGTGCGGGAGGAGGCCCACCATCGGGGCGCCTTTGCGCTGACCCCGGCGTACCTCACCAAGGCCGAGGGCACCGTGGCCGACAGTCCCTGGATGGCCGATTACGGGGTGCAGCTCTCCCGGGGTTTCCGGGCGCTCAAGGTCTGGATGGGCATCAAGGAGCACGGCATCGACAAGTACGCGCGGCTCATCGAGCAGAATGTAGCGCAAGCCCGCTATCTCGCCGGGCTGGTGCGGGACAAGCCGGAGTTGGAGCTGCTGGCGCCGGCACCCCTGAATATTGTTTGCTTCCGGTTTGCGGCGGATGGGCAGGACGAGGCAACCCGCAACGAAATCAATCACCAGATTCTGGTGCACCTGCACAAGAGTGGGACCGCCGTCCCTTCCAGCACGCAGCTGGCCGGCCGCTTCGCCATCCGCGTGGCCATTACCAACCATCGCACCCGCCTCGAAGATCTGGACGTGCTGGTGTCGGCGGTCATTAGGGAAGGCAATCGACTCACTGGGGTGCAACGTGATGCGCTGGCTTAA
- a CDS encoding glycerophosphodiester phosphodiesterase — MLSPVQLVLLTLAVGTLAVAVRYLLVWRVEPVDFYPEGRLLCLAHRGVPSEAPENTLPAFQAAIDAGVDGVELDVMETADGVLIVTHDYDLESGTEGVGYFWERSYDEIAALNASHRWAGKFMATKIPRLEEVLELIPENLLVNLELKTRRWRVPGLEEHVVSLVRRYRQVKRTIISSFNPYSLVKVRLLEPEVTIGYIWWNLDVPWYLRRPTFVNLVHPDCLHPGAHMVTPEVVTWAHRRGMKINVWTVNNRPMIRHLRELGVDGIFTDFPPLVHEVNGS; from the coding sequence ATGCTGTCGCCTGTTCAGCTGGTTCTGCTGACCCTTGCCGTCGGCACCCTGGCGGTCGCCGTCCGCTACTTGCTGGTCTGGCGGGTGGAGCCGGTGGACTTTTACCCGGAGGGGCGGCTGCTCTGCCTGGCCCACCGGGGAGTGCCGTCGGAGGCGCCGGAGAACACCTTGCCGGCCTTTCAGGCGGCCATCGATGCCGGTGTGGACGGTGTGGAGTTGGATGTGATGGAGACCGCCGATGGTGTGCTCATCGTCACCCACGACTACGACCTGGAGAGCGGAACCGAGGGGGTGGGCTACTTCTGGGAGCGGTCATACGACGAGATTGCGGCGCTGAATGCATCTCACCGCTGGGCCGGAAAGTTCATGGCCACAAAAATCCCCCGTCTCGAGGAAGTGCTGGAGCTGATACCCGAGAACCTGCTCGTGAATCTGGAGCTGAAGACCCGTCGCTGGCGTGTCCCGGGACTTGAGGAGCATGTGGTGAGTCTTGTGCGGCGCTATCGCCAGGTGAAACGCACCATCATATCGAGCTTTAACCCCTATTCGCTGGTCAAGGTGCGCCTCCTGGAGCCTGAGGTTACCATCGGGTACATTTGGTGGAACCTGGACGTGCCCTGGTATCTGCGCCGACCTACGTTCGTTAACCTGGTGCACCCTGACTGCCTGCATCCCGGTGCCCACATGGTGACCCCGGAAGTGGTGACCTGGGCCCATAGGAGGGGGATGAAAATTAATGTTTGGACGGTAAACAACCGCCCCATGATCCGGCACCTGAGGGAGCTGGGAGTGGACGGGATTTTTACCGACTTCCCGCCCCTGGTCCATGAGGTGAACGGGAGCTGA
- a CDS encoding penicillin acylase family protein — protein MGIFLKWLVAAFVLIVLLIVFFPNIYFRVPALPTEGRLTLSALKAPVEVIFDDYAVPHVYAENEHDLFYAGGYLMAAERLFQMDMFNRAVQGRLAEMDASLVAADRYLRMWGFHRIGRRIAAAMDPETRQLLMWSCQGINDFIRTHRDRLPLEFQLVGHEPLEWDPAVVAGFTRLMAHELHQSWYLELLIGQLVDALGEELVRDVFPAYPNDKPFVVPPGVMSFASQLEPLLSGRQAVTSILGAGTGFSGSNNWVLAGSRTETGQPILANDIHLGFTQPAKMYEMHLVGGRFNVMGLCFAGVPVVILGHNEHIAWGTTNLMADDADFYEEEPHPDDPSRYRYKGRWLPFQERQETIQVRDGESVTFTVRESVHGVIINEQHGLVGNGERPIAMRWTGQDVSDEISAYVRLNLARNWDDFSAAARLFALPGQNKIYADREGNIGWRPFVRLPRRVAGAGKLLMPGSTGEWDWQGYLPFEALPFRYNPPEGYIATANNKTVGAPYPHYISAYWAPTARIERITELLAADELHSIGSVMAIQYDQVSAHARETVPFLLAAFNEGGGEAVPVAVRDALAHLRRWDYSMSTSSVPTAIFNAWFVELVAAVYRDEMDRIGDRTYNDYLNLGALLPYRSISYLLKKGDSPWFDDIGTPAVEGRDDIIRRALVSAVERLSDELGGGVASWRWGRLHTLSHTHDLAKAGSVGKWLDRWLGLNVGPFPAPGAASTVNPSSFSLGRPFKATAGPAFRLIMDLGDLDRSRVVLPSGQSGNPFSRHYDDQAELFMSGRYRDAAFSRGAVERHAAGTLILLP, from the coding sequence ATGGGGATTTTCCTTAAATGGTTGGTAGCCGCATTTGTGCTGATCGTGCTGCTCATCGTCTTCTTTCCTAATATTTACTTCCGCGTGCCAGCTCTGCCCACAGAGGGGCGCCTCACGCTATCGGCCCTGAAGGCACCGGTGGAAGTAATTTTTGACGACTATGCCGTGCCCCACGTTTATGCCGAAAACGAGCACGACCTCTTCTACGCCGGCGGCTATCTCATGGCTGCCGAGCGCCTGTTTCAGATGGACATGTTCAACCGAGCGGTCCAGGGACGGCTGGCAGAAATGGACGCCAGTCTGGTTGCGGCCGATCGCTACCTGCGCATGTGGGGCTTCCACCGCATCGGCCGGCGTATCGCCGCTGCCATGGACCCGGAAACCAGGCAGCTTTTGATGTGGTCTTGCCAGGGCATCAACGACTTCATCCGCACGCACCGGGACCGGCTGCCGCTGGAGTTCCAGCTGGTAGGCCACGAGCCGCTGGAGTGGGACCCAGCGGTTGTGGCAGGCTTTACCCGGCTAATGGCCCACGAACTGCACCAGTCGTGGTATCTGGAGCTGCTCATCGGCCAATTGGTGGATGCGCTGGGTGAAGAGCTGGTCCGGGACGTATTTCCGGCCTACCCCAACGACAAACCGTTTGTCGTGCCGCCGGGGGTCATGTCGTTCGCGAGCCAGCTTGAGCCGCTATTGTCCGGGCGCCAGGCGGTGACCAGCATTCTGGGCGCCGGGACAGGCTTCAGCGGCAGCAACAACTGGGTGCTGGCAGGCAGCCGCACCGAAACCGGACAGCCCATTCTGGCCAATGACATCCACCTGGGATTTACCCAGCCGGCCAAGATGTACGAGATGCATTTGGTAGGGGGACGCTTCAATGTAATGGGTCTGTGCTTCGCCGGGGTACCCGTAGTGATCCTGGGCCATAACGAACATATTGCCTGGGGCACCACCAACCTGATGGCCGACGACGCCGACTTCTATGAGGAGGAGCCCCACCCGGACGACCCCTCGCGCTACCGCTACAAAGGCCGCTGGTTGCCCTTCCAGGAGCGGCAGGAGACCATTCAGGTGCGTGACGGTGAATCAGTGACATTCACCGTGCGCGAATCGGTGCACGGGGTGATCATCAATGAACAGCACGGCCTGGTGGGCAACGGGGAGCGACCCATTGCCATGCGCTGGACGGGCCAGGACGTAAGCGACGAAATCAGCGCCTATGTCCGGCTGAACCTGGCGCGCAACTGGGACGACTTTAGCGCCGCGGCCAGGCTGTTTGCCCTGCCCGGCCAGAACAAGATCTATGCCGACCGTGAGGGCAACATCGGCTGGCGGCCGTTCGTGCGGCTCCCCAGGCGGGTCGCCGGAGCTGGCAAATTGCTGATGCCCGGCTCCACGGGCGAGTGGGACTGGCAGGGCTACCTGCCCTTCGAAGCACTGCCGTTTCGCTACAACCCGCCGGAGGGGTACATCGCCACCGCCAACAACAAGACCGTCGGCGCGCCCTATCCCCATTACATCAGCGCCTACTGGGCGCCGACGGCGCGCATCGAGCGTATTACCGAGCTGCTGGCGGCCGATGAACTGCACAGCATTGGCTCCGTGATGGCCATCCAGTATGATCAGGTCTCGGCACATGCCCGGGAGACGGTGCCGTTCCTGCTGGCCGCGTTCAATGAAGGCGGCGGCGAGGCCGTTCCGGTCGCTGTGAGGGATGCGCTGGCGCACCTGCGCCGGTGGGACTACTCCATGTCCACGTCCTCGGTGCCAACGGCCATTTTCAACGCCTGGTTCGTGGAACTGGTGGCTGCTGTCTACCGCGACGAGATGGACCGGATTGGGGACCGGACATACAACGACTATCTAAACCTGGGCGCCTTGCTGCCCTATCGCAGCATCAGCTACCTTCTGAAGAAGGGCGACTCCCCCTGGTTTGACGACATAGGAACCCCGGCAGTAGAGGGCCGGGACGACATCATTCGCAGGGCACTGGTATCCGCCGTGGAGCGGCTGTCCGACGAGCTGGGGGGCGGGGTAGCCAGCTGGCGCTGGGGTCGGTTGCACACCCTGAGCCATACCCATGATCTGGCGAAGGCGGGGTCAGTGGGCAAGTGGCTCGACCGGTGGTTGGGCCTGAACGTGGGACCGTTCCCTGCACCCGGCGCGGCCTCCACTGTCAACCCTTCGTCTTTTAGCCTGGGGCGTCCCTTTAAGGCGACTGCCGGACCGGCATTCCGCCTCATTATGGATTTGGGGGACCTGGACCGCTCGCGCGTAGTGCTGCCCAGCGGGCAGAGCGGCAACCCCTTCAGCCGGCACTACGACGACCAGGCGGAGCTGTTCATGAGCGGCCGGTACCGGGACGCAGCCTTCAGCCGTGGAGCAGTGGAGCGGCACGCCGCTGGCACGCTGATCCTGCTGCCATGA
- a CDS encoding OsmC family protein, producing the protein MTEVQVRRLEGGTFVGIGPSNHWVVMDTAEDEAGHNGGPRPMELVLMALGSCSGIDVELMLRKMRVPLQDFRIEISGKRAEEHPRVYTSIKVAYHFWGHRLPKPKLERAVAISQGPTAPSLTCSTRWWI; encoded by the coding sequence ATGACGGAGGTTCAAGTCAGACGCCTGGAGGGCGGCACATTTGTGGGCATCGGACCCAGCAACCACTGGGTGGTGATGGACACCGCCGAGGATGAGGCGGGACACAACGGCGGCCCCAGGCCTATGGAGCTGGTGCTCATGGCCCTGGGCAGCTGCTCCGGTATCGATGTTGAGCTCATGTTGCGCAAAATGCGGGTCCCTCTCCAAGACTTCCGCATCGAAATCTCTGGCAAACGGGCCGAGGAACATCCCAGGGTCTATACCAGCATCAAGGTGGCCTACCACTTCTGGGGCCACCGACTGCCCAAGCCAAAACTGGAGCGGGCCGTGGCCATCTCACAGGGACCTACTGCTCCGTCACTAACATGCTCAACAAGGTGGTGGATATGA